A DNA window from Hevea brasiliensis isolate MT/VB/25A 57/8 chromosome 2, ASM3005281v1, whole genome shotgun sequence contains the following coding sequences:
- the LOC110665543 gene encoding RNA-binding protein BRN1, whose translation MAEGKEENKSSEECVKLFVGQVPKHMTEAQLLAMFKEFALVDEVNIIKDKTTRASRGCCFVICPSRLEADKAVNACHNKKTLPGASSPLQVKYADGELERLEHKLFVGMLPKNVSEAEVSELFSQYGTVKDLQILRGSQQTSKGCAFLKYDTKEQALAALEAVNGKHKMEGSSVPLVVKWADTEKERQARRAQKAQSQASSLPNADSQHPSLFGALPMGYVPPYNGYGYQAPGTYGIMPYRLPPLQNQPAFHSMISPVNQGNALRGGIRPDLGPGMTPRNYAMPPASYVGSAYPAVPGIQYPMAYPGGMMSHQPLSGSPSTVPAAIASSNSATFSGVSSNSGSQLEGPPGANLFIYHIPQEFGDQELANAFQQFGKVLSAKVFVDKATGVSKCFGFVSYDSPAAAQNAINMMNGFQLGGKKLKVQLKRDNKQTKPY comes from the exons ATGGCGGAGGGTAAAGAGGAAAATAAATCGAGCGAAGAGTGCGTTAAGCTGTTTGTAGGTCAAGTGCCCAAGCACATGACCGAAGCTCAGCTTCTCGCAATGTTCAAAGAGTTCGCTTTGGTCGACGAAGTCAACATCATCAAAGACAAGACCACGCGCGCCTCCAGAG GGTGTTGTTTTGTAATATGTCCTTCCCGGCTGGAAGCAGATAAGGCCGTTAATGCATGCCATAACAAGAAAACTTTGCCTGGG GCATCTAGTCCGTTGCAAGTGAAGTATGCAGATGGCGAGTTGGAAAGGCTAG AACACAAACTCTTTGTTGGTATGCTTCCAAAAAATGTTTCTGAAGCTGAGGTATCTGAATTATTCTCCCAATATGGAACTGTAAAGGATTTACAAATTCTAAGAGGTTCTCAGCAGACAAGCAAAG GATGTGCCTTTTTGAAGTATGATACTAAAGAACAAGCCCTTGCTGCCCTGGAGGCTGTCAACGGAAAGCACAAAATGGAG GGTTCAAGTGTTCCTTTGGTTGTCAAATGGGCAGATACAGAAAAGGAAAGGCAGGCACGAAGGGCTCAGAAAGCACAATCTCAGGCTTCTAGTCTTCCGAATGCTgattcacaacatccttcattgtttGGAGCCTTGCCAATGGGGTATGTTCCTCCCTATAATGGGTATGGATACCAG GCCCCTGGAACTTATGGAATTATGCCATACCGCTTGCCCCCTTTGCAGAATCAACCTGCTTTTCATAGTATGATTTCTCCTGTAAATCAAGGAAATGCATTGCGTGGTGGAATCAGACCTGATCTTGGCCCCGGTATGACCCCTAGAAATTATGCAATGCCTCCTGCAAGCTATGTTGGCTCTGCTTATCCTGCGGTGCCAGGTATTCAGTATCCCATGGCATATCCTGGAGGAATGATGAGTCACCAGCCTTTGAGTGGGTCGCCTAGTACGGTACCTGCTGCAATTGCAAGCAGTAATTCTGCAACATTTTCAGGTGTCAGTTCAAATTCTGGCAGTCAATTAGAAG GTCCACCTGGTGCTAATCTGTTTATATATCACATACCTCAAGAATTTGGTGACCAAGAGCTTGCCAATGCTTTTCAGCAATTTGGTAAAGTCTTGAGTGCTAAGGTCTTTGTCGATAAAGCAACTGGTGTTAGCAAATGTTTTG GTTTTGTTAGTTATGACTCACCAGCAGCTGCACAAAATGCTATTAACATGATGAATGGATTCCAATTAGGTGGTAAGAAATTGAAAGTTCAGCTTAAGAGGGACAATAAACAAACTAAACCCTATTGA
- the LOC110665591 gene encoding uncharacterized protein LOC110665591, which produces MENSWSFYSKINTKKDVDLFSCLLVEASGDSEADFDPNVAINKDLADDDDDAQSCSCDVSDDCYSCVADLNACNEVEQASIDHVVDDYKDEEEKQDKKEEPEVHGYQEWANGHLGLTVDQKSCVSVESTNEPMNEMEKNRLFWETCLAS; this is translated from the coding sequence atggaaaattCATGGTCTTTCTATTCCAAAATCAACACCAAGAAAGATGTTGATTTATTTTCTTGCTTGCTCGTGGAAGCTTCTGGTGATTCTGAGGCTGATTTTGATCCCAACGTAGCCATTAATAAAGATCTTgcggatgatgatgatgatgcacAATCATGCAGCTGTGATGTGTCAGATGATTGTTATTCTTGTGTTGCTGATCTCAATGCCTGTAATGAAGTTGAACAAGCATCTATTGATCATGTTGTTGATGATTATAAGGACGAGGAAGAGAAGCAGGACAAGAAAGAGGAGCCGGAGGTTCATGGTTATCAAGAATGGGCCAATGGGCATCTTGGGTTAACAGTAGATCAGAAATCTTGTGTTTCTGTTGAATCGACCAATGAACCGATGAATGAGATGGAGAAGAACAGGCTTTTCTGGGAGACTTGCTTGGCATCCTGA
- the LOC110665542 gene encoding rho GTPase-activating protein 2, which yields MTGIVMITKGGGCAGGVRGAKGTRASEDEQNQLSMVAILLAAIRKSLVSCRFEEREDVIPAVHHMEIGWPTNVQHITHVTFDRFNGFLGLPVEFEVEIPCRVPSASASVFGVSAESMQCSFDSKGNSVPTIILLMQERLYSQGGLKAEGIFRINPENGQEENVRDQLNRGIVPDDIDVHCLAGLIKAWFRELPSGVLDGLSPEQVLHCNTEEECVELVKQLKPTESALLNWAIDLMADVVQEEESNKMNARNIAMVFAPNMTQMSDPLTALMHAVQVMNLLKTLITKVLREREETATGGYSPMSYHSSGQQTDEDFDSQQEMDTSCELRHSPSDYDEDQQAHYDPHNEDDDDDDDVESLSEIEDCFLRQLDENKSTSNMFFKQSPSDLPREFGSPRACSGFKAESGISFTESKNENSSSATSDEDSRASITDVVQEIDRSSPSKGCENSDDVEMVDKLAESVLPTQSTL from the exons ATGACAGGCATTGTCATGATTACCAAGGGAGGTGGCTGCGCTGGTGGAGTTAGGGGGGCAAAGGGTACCAGAGCGAGCGAAGACGAGCAAAACCAGTTGTCAATGGTGGCGATTCTCTTGGCAGCTATAAGGAAATCTTTGGTGTCTTGCCGTTTTGAGGAGAGAGAAGATGTGATTCCTGCCGTTCATCATATGGAGATCGGGTGGCCTACAAATGTTCAGCACATTACGCATGTGACGTTCGATCGCTTCAATGGGTTTCTGGGTTTGCCCGTGGAGTTCGAAGTCGAGATCCCGTGTCGAGTCCCAAGTGCTAG TGCTAGTGTGTTTGGAGTCTCAGCAGAATCAATGCAATGTTCTTTTGATTCAAAAGGGAATAGTGTCCCAACAATTATCTTGCTAATGCAGGAGAGGCTGTACTCACAGGGAGGCCTAAAG GCAGAAGGGATTTTTCGCATAAACCCAGAGAATGGCCAAGAGGAGAACGTGAGGGACCAGCTGAACAGGGGAATTGTGCCTGATGATATTGATGTACATTGCTTGGCGGGCCTTATAAAAGCCTGGTTTAGAGAGCTTCCTTCCGGAGTGCTGGATGGGCTTTCCCCTGAACAAGTTCTCCATTGCAACACAGAAGAAGAATGTGTTGAGCTTGTGAAGCAGCTAAAGCCAACAGAATCTGCGTTGCTCAATTGGGCCATTGACCTCATGGCTGATGTTGTCCAGGAAGAAGAATCCAATAAAATGAATGCCAGAAATATTGCAATGGTTTTTGCTCCAAACATGACTCAG ATGTCTGATCCATTGACGGCACTGATGCATGCTGTACAAGTAATGAACTTGCTTAAGACTCTAATCACGAAAGTACTAAGAGAACGTGAAGAGACTGCAACTGGAGGATATTCACCGATGTCATATCATTCATCTGGTCAACAAACTGATGAGGATTTTGACAGTCAGCAAGAGATGGATACCAGCTGTGAACTGAGACATTCACCATCAGATTATGATGAAGATCAGCAGGCCCATTACGATCCACACaatgaagatgatgatgatgatgatgatgttgaGTCATTGAGTGAGATAGAAGATTGCTTCTTGAGGCAATTGGATGAGAACAAAAGCACCAGCAATATGTTCTTTAAGCAATCACCAAGTGATTTACCCAGAGAATTTGGAAGTCCCAGAGCTTGCTCAGGGTTTAAAGCAGAATCTGGCATTTCATTTACTGAGAGCAAAAATGAGAATTCCAGTTCAGCTACAAGTGATGAAGACTCCAGGGCAAGTATCACAGATGTGGTTCAAGAAATTGATAGAAGTAGCCCATCAAAAGGATGTGAAAACTCTGATGATGTGGAGATGGTTGACAAATTAGCCGAGTCTGTCTTGCCCACGCAGTCGACCCTCTAG